Proteins co-encoded in one Cytophaga hutchinsonii ATCC 33406 genomic window:
- a CDS encoding nuclear transport factor 2 family protein translates to MKTQITTRDLVLEFIHALNTENFPAAKKRLNENFTFNGPMGHREGSERYMNDMEKMKFKYVVHKMFEEGNDVCLIYDINMNGKTIAASGLYHLEKGEITSLHVYFDPRPLFEE, encoded by the coding sequence ATGAAAACTCAGATTACAACCAGAGATTTAGTGCTTGAATTTATTCATGCGCTGAATACAGAAAATTTTCCGGCTGCAAAAAAACGGCTGAATGAAAATTTTACATTCAACGGACCGATGGGTCATCGGGAAGGTTCAGAGCGTTATATGAACGACATGGAAAAGATGAAATTTAAATATGTTGTACATAAAATGTTTGAAGAAGGTAACGATGTATGCCTGATCTATGATATTAACATGAATGGCAAAACAATTGCAGCATCGGGATTGTATCACCTTGAAAAGGGAGAAATCACTTCACTGCATGTTTACTTCGATCCGCGTCCATTATTTGAAGAGTGA
- a CDS encoding T9SS type A sorting domain-containing protein, producing MKKQLVLLAISCLCLSVHAQQQLPNGSFENWSQNEDLPYDEPDTWFGTSVNCMGTPFTCSASTLKVTDAHAGSYAAKLVNLANIGIGGSMKGQLIYTPDMPGYEVFTSKPKTFNGFYKFTNAGSDEITVSVTLIDADEQPVAYGETILTETKSAYTQFNLPIQYFSSSAVTGIYVEIAFNEDADAASTFIVDDLSFTYLSSPVTAKTPVSAGIQFYPNPGKDNLHFEKPVSNISISTTNGMNMLNAAEETNVLNIASLPKGIYIISYEYNQTRINGKLVVEE from the coding sequence ATGAAAAAACAACTCGTACTTTTAGCGATAAGCTGCCTCTGCTTATCCGTACATGCACAACAGCAATTGCCAAATGGCTCTTTTGAAAACTGGTCTCAAAATGAAGATCTTCCTTATGATGAACCGGATACCTGGTTTGGCACAAGTGTAAATTGTATGGGCACACCCTTTACCTGTTCTGCAAGCACACTTAAAGTTACCGATGCACATGCCGGCAGTTATGCAGCAAAGCTCGTAAATCTGGCAAATATAGGAATCGGCGGAAGTATGAAGGGACAATTGATCTATACACCTGACATGCCCGGATATGAGGTATTCACGTCAAAACCTAAAACCTTTAACGGATTCTATAAATTCACCAATGCAGGATCCGATGAAATAACTGTTTCTGTTACATTGATTGATGCCGATGAACAACCTGTTGCATACGGAGAAACGATCCTTACAGAAACAAAAAGCGCCTACACACAATTCAATTTACCGATACAGTATTTCTCCAGCAGTGCCGTAACGGGAATATATGTAGAAATCGCTTTTAATGAAGATGCAGACGCAGCTTCTACGTTTATTGTAGATGATCTGTCGTTTACTTATTTATCTTCTCCGGTAACTGCTAAAACACCTGTATCTGCGGGTATTCAGTTTTATCCGAATCCGGGAAAAGACAACCTTCATTTTGAAAAGCCTGTAAGTAATATTTCGATCTCAACAACCAACGGAATGAATATGCTGAACGCTGCAGAAGAAACGAATGTGCTGAATATCGCTTCGCTGCCAAAAGGTATTTATATCATTTCGTATGAATATAATCAGACACGCATAAACGGCAAACTGGTTGTAGAAGAATAG
- a CDS encoding cation diffusion facilitator family transporter, producing MTDEQTAVKATYFSIIGNTSLAIIKWLAGFFGNSHALIADAIESTSDIFASMLILFGIKFSHKPADNKHPYGHGRIEPLITFLVVGFLISSSVIIAYQSIINIQTPHELPEAWTLIVLAGIIIWKEISYQIVIKKSKQVNSSSLKADAWHHRSDAITSVAAFTGISTALLLGKGYEAADDWAALFAALFILYNSYLIFRPALGEIMDEQSYDDLIIQIREEALKVPGILSTEKCYVRKAGMQYHVDLHAVIDGNISVKEGHAISHLLKDTLKEALPQLGNILIHIEPAE from the coding sequence ATGACAGATGAACAGACAGCTGTAAAAGCAACATACTTTAGCATTATTGGAAATACAAGCCTGGCCATTATTAAATGGCTGGCAGGATTTTTTGGTAATTCGCATGCATTGATCGCAGATGCAATTGAATCAACATCCGATATTTTTGCATCCATGCTTATTTTATTCGGTATTAAATTTTCTCACAAACCTGCAGACAATAAACATCCATATGGACACGGACGTATTGAGCCGCTGATCACCTTTTTGGTTGTTGGTTTTTTGATCAGTTCATCTGTAATCATCGCTTACCAAAGCATTATTAATATTCAGACACCCCATGAATTGCCGGAGGCGTGGACACTTATTGTTCTGGCAGGAATTATCATCTGGAAAGAAATATCCTATCAGATTGTTATCAAAAAAAGTAAACAAGTAAACAGTTCTTCATTGAAAGCAGATGCGTGGCACCACCGAAGCGATGCCATTACATCAGTAGCCGCATTCACAGGTATTTCAACGGCATTGTTGTTGGGCAAAGGCTATGAAGCCGCAGATGATTGGGCAGCATTATTTGCCGCATTGTTTATACTATACAACAGTTACCTGATTTTCAGGCCAGCCCTGGGGGAAATTATGGACGAGCAATCGTATGACGATCTCATCATCCAGATCCGTGAAGAAGCGCTAAAAGTACCGGGCATATTGAGTACAGAAAAATGTTATGTACGCAAAGCCGGAATGCAATACCATGTAGACCTTCATGCTGTTATAGATGGTAATATCAGCGTGAAAGAAGGACATGCGATTTCACATCTGTTAAAAGATACGCTGAAAGAAGCATTGCCACAGTTAGGAAATATTTTAATTCATATTGAACCGGCTGAATAA
- a CDS encoding TonB-dependent receptor: MLKNAFTCFVLTIAFYSTLKSQAQIIDTVAVYEDKEIEFRFLNLKQSPASVDSIQPASHQPAFTLVPALNTLPGVRMEERSPGSYRLSIRGSLLRSPFGVRNVKIYLNDFPLTDAGGNTYLNSLDASGMSSMEIWKGPYGSLYGANTGGVVRVRTYEQQESTQAAVSLTGGSYGLFHQTLSVQQVWKKQFLKISQAFQRSDGYREQSTLQRQFYQASYHADYHKGMRFKALGFYSDLNYQTPGGLTLEELNDNPRAARPAAGVIPGAVEQHAQIYNKMLYTGIGHEAALGNHFRHVVSVFASHTNFQNPAISNYEIRKEMTYGLRTYVEASGKQTYKLLWNWNIGAEWQKTQSAISNYRNNAGTKDTLLAENDVQARQYFLFTQFSATLFNRLIVEAGLSLNNYIYNYRSVSRREDWVHQPFEIQLMPRVACSYKLRQQLLWRASVSKGYSPPTIAEIRPNDNTIHTDLQAEYGWNYETGLRFQNNRLRADVAVFYYALKQAIVSRINAGNNQYFVNAGGTSQPGLETQLSYAVLQQQSGLVRLLELKNSITCYVFSFDQYKNGSIDYSGNRLTGVPRTVVVSSMFVRFAKGMHFYLQYNYTGKIPLNDANTMYAANYHLVQSKIGVDLTVKRTVLEIFLGADNLLNQRYSLGNDLNAFSGRYYNAAAARNFYGGTKIVF, translated from the coding sequence ATGCTTAAGAATGCATTCACCTGTTTTGTTTTAACCATTGCTTTTTATTCTACGCTAAAAAGCCAGGCACAGATCATAGATACTGTTGCTGTTTATGAAGACAAGGAAATTGAATTCCGTTTTTTAAATTTAAAACAATCTCCTGCCAGTGTTGATTCTATTCAGCCTGCCAGTCATCAGCCAGCATTTACGCTTGTTCCTGCTTTGAATACCTTGCCGGGTGTGCGCATGGAAGAACGGTCACCCGGAAGCTACCGCTTGTCTATCCGCGGCAGTTTGCTGCGCAGTCCGTTTGGTGTGCGGAATGTCAAAATCTACCTGAATGATTTTCCGTTAACAGATGCCGGGGGGAATACCTATTTAAATTCGTTAGATGCTTCCGGTATGAGCAGCATGGAAATATGGAAAGGACCTTACGGCAGTTTATATGGGGCAAATACAGGTGGTGTCGTTCGTGTCCGCACGTATGAACAACAGGAAAGCACTCAGGCAGCCGTTTCGCTTACCGGAGGTTCGTATGGGTTGTTTCATCAGACGCTGAGTGTTCAGCAGGTATGGAAAAAACAATTTCTTAAAATCAGCCAGGCCTTTCAGCGATCCGATGGATATAGGGAACAAAGCACGTTACAGCGCCAGTTTTATCAGGCATCGTATCATGCAGATTACCATAAAGGGATGCGCTTCAAAGCGCTGGGTTTTTATTCCGATCTGAATTATCAGACACCCGGCGGACTGACACTGGAAGAGTTGAACGACAATCCACGCGCTGCACGTCCCGCAGCCGGAGTGATACCCGGGGCAGTAGAACAGCACGCGCAGATATACAATAAAATGCTTTATACAGGCATCGGGCATGAAGCAGCTTTAGGTAATCATTTCCGTCACGTGGTATCTGTTTTTGCAAGTCACACAAACTTTCAGAATCCTGCCATTTCAAACTATGAAATCCGGAAAGAAATGACGTATGGACTGCGCACGTATGTGGAAGCTTCCGGGAAACAAACGTATAAGCTGCTCTGGAACTGGAACATTGGTGCAGAGTGGCAAAAAACACAATCTGCTATATCAAACTACAGAAATAACGCTGGCACAAAAGATACACTGCTTGCGGAAAATGATGTACAGGCACGGCAGTATTTTTTGTTTACACAATTTTCTGCCACACTATTCAACCGGCTGATTGTTGAAGCAGGTTTAAGTTTAAATAACTATATCTATAACTACCGGTCTGTAAGCCGCCGCGAAGATTGGGTACATCAGCCGTTTGAGATCCAGTTGATGCCGCGTGTCGCATGTTCCTATAAGCTACGTCAGCAGCTGCTGTGGCGGGCTTCTGTAAGTAAAGGCTATTCACCGCCGACCATTGCAGAGATCCGGCCGAATGATAACACCATTCATACAGATCTGCAGGCCGAGTATGGCTGGAATTATGAAACAGGATTGCGCTTTCAGAACAACCGTCTGCGGGCAGATGTTGCTGTGTTTTATTATGCGTTGAAGCAAGCCATTGTTAGCCGCATAAATGCCGGCAACAATCAATATTTTGTGAATGCAGGCGGTACCAGCCAGCCTGGTCTGGAAACGCAACTTTCCTATGCTGTACTGCAGCAGCAATCAGGTTTGGTGCGATTACTTGAATTGAAAAACAGCATTACCTGTTATGTGTTTTCATTTGATCAATACAAAAACGGCAGCATAGATTATTCCGGAAACAGGCTTACAGGTGTGCCGCGTACGGTAGTTGTGAGCAGTATGTTTGTGCGTTTTGCCAAAGGAATGCATTTCTATCTTCAATATAATTATACAGGAAAAATCCCATTGAATGATGCCAATACAATGTATGCAGCAAATTATCATTTGGTGCAATCAAAAATCGGTGTTGATCTTACGGTAAAAAGAACCGTGCTGGAAATATTTCTGGGTGCTGATAACCTGTTAAATCAGCGGTATAGTCTGGGTAATGATCTGAATGCCTTTTCAGGCAGGTATTACAACGCTGCCGCAGCCCGCAATTTTTACGGCGGAACTAAAATTGTTTTTTAG
- a CDS encoding NADPH-dependent FMN reductase, with protein sequence MNTIKISAFSGSLRKESYTTKLIHALQKSAPESISVMRIDIGNLPLINEDLEADLPQAVKDLHNSIKESDAFIFATPEYNRSYSPVIKNAIDWGSRPQGNNLWNEKPAAVIGCSPYSLGGFGAVNHLRQVMMYVNLAPMQQPEFYLSNAADVLQQNGDVNDEETKKHIYEFWSAFEFWIKKIKYAHAES encoded by the coding sequence ATGAATACAATCAAAATCAGTGCATTTTCCGGCAGTCTGCGTAAAGAATCCTATACAACAAAACTGATTCATGCCTTACAAAAATCAGCTCCTGAATCTATATCCGTAATGCGTATAGATATCGGAAATCTTCCCCTTATTAATGAAGACCTTGAAGCAGATCTCCCGCAGGCAGTAAAAGACTTGCATAATAGTATTAAAGAATCTGACGCATTTATATTTGCTACACCGGAGTATAACAGATCGTATTCTCCCGTTATTAAAAATGCCATAGACTGGGGTTCCAGGCCGCAGGGTAATAATCTATGGAATGAAAAGCCTGCAGCAGTAATTGGGTGTTCTCCCTATAGTCTTGGTGGCTTTGGTGCTGTAAATCATTTACGTCAGGTAATGATGTATGTAAATCTGGCACCGATGCAGCAGCCTGAATTTTATCTCAGCAATGCAGCAGATGTACTTCAGCAAAACGGAGATGTGAACGATGAAGAAACTAAAAAACACATTTATGAGTTTTGGTCTGCATTTGAATTCTGGATTAAAAAAATAAAATACGCACATGCGGAAAGCTAA